One Sphingobacteruim zhuxiongii DNA window includes the following coding sequences:
- a CDS encoding mandelate racemase/muconate lactonizing enzyme family protein has translation MFNQLSVSKVHAVIEKEKLRFPFGFKGAYLTELWQAIAYVEDADGHYGVGMGTQSVLYADAEAFASTDEATGNTWMFEVSKAALAWLCDKKFSNPVEAMDQLVPYLEGKGKHITGRAALHINFIFNALVSVDNALWMLYGNKRGVKSFQQLIPEKYREAFANQNREVAVMFQISYSMPLQEIANAVDQGYYVFKIKTGSPGNQQEMLNQDKARLKVIHDVINERLAASNSKIPIYYTMDANGRYERKKDLINYLDYAKEIGAFERILLYEEPFVEANQERVEDLGVLVGADESIHSEQDAYRKIELGYNAFILKGIAKTLSLTMKIAKIAHENKIPCLCSDLTVNPVLMEWNKMIAASLTPFPILGTGLMETNGDMNYQKWEDMKLRHPYPDAEWTKVKAGKYYLNQDFFDRMGGILTVSDHYKQLLHIK, from the coding sequence ATGTTTAATCAACTATCAGTCTCTAAGGTTCATGCAGTTATCGAAAAGGAAAAGCTGCGATTTCCCTTTGGATTTAAAGGAGCATACCTCACCGAGTTATGGCAAGCTATAGCATACGTGGAGGATGCTGACGGCCATTACGGCGTAGGGATGGGTACACAAAGCGTATTGTATGCCGATGCGGAGGCATTTGCGTCAACGGATGAAGCTACGGGAAATACATGGATGTTTGAAGTAAGTAAAGCCGCATTAGCCTGGTTGTGTGATAAAAAGTTTTCTAATCCTGTAGAAGCAATGGATCAACTTGTTCCTTATTTGGAGGGAAAAGGCAAACATATTACTGGACGTGCAGCTTTGCACATCAATTTTATCTTCAATGCGCTAGTCTCTGTAGACAACGCTCTGTGGATGTTATATGGAAATAAGCGGGGAGTGAAGAGTTTTCAACAGCTAATACCTGAGAAATACCGTGAGGCCTTCGCAAACCAGAATCGCGAAGTTGCGGTCATGTTTCAAATTTCTTACAGTATGCCGCTACAAGAAATTGCCAATGCTGTTGACCAAGGATACTATGTGTTTAAAATCAAAACAGGAAGTCCCGGAAATCAGCAGGAAATGTTGAATCAAGATAAGGCGCGCTTAAAGGTAATACATGATGTTATCAATGAAAGGCTGGCCGCTTCCAATTCCAAGATCCCGATCTATTACACAATGGATGCTAACGGCCGATACGAACGCAAAAAAGATCTTATTAATTATCTGGATTATGCAAAAGAGATTGGTGCTTTTGAGCGCATTCTGTTGTATGAAGAGCCCTTTGTTGAGGCCAATCAAGAGCGCGTCGAAGATTTAGGCGTATTGGTCGGGGCCGATGAAAGTATACATAGCGAACAGGATGCCTATCGAAAAATTGAACTAGGATACAATGCTTTTATCTTAAAGGGCATTGCTAAAACACTCAGTTTAACGATGAAAATCGCAAAAATTGCACATGAAAATAAAATTCCTTGTCTATGTTCTGACTTGACCGTAAATCCCGTTCTGATGGAATGGAATAAGATGATTGCGGCGAGCCTCACACCATTCCCCATTCTCGGGACAGGCTTGATGGAGACCAATGGTGATATGAACTATCAAAAATGGGAAGATATGAAACTTCGACATCCTTATCCTGATGCGGAATGGACGAAAGTAAAAGCAGGTAAATATTATCTAAATCAAGATTTCTTTGATCGAATGGGAGGGATACTCACCGTTTCCGATCATTATAAGCAATTGTTGCACATCAAATAA
- a CDS encoding FG-GAP repeat domain-containing protein, which yields MRLTILLTYALACVFTSHAQTKNPSSPVGPVEFRKMKVSSETYESVGVADINNDGHPDLVSGAFWYEGPHFVQRHFIAEINRVQEYWDDFSTILLDVNKDGKIDIVTGGWFEATLYWLENPGNNKAWKRHVIDKTGNIETARGFDLDGDGIVEIIPNTPNQPLKYYKLQANTSNNSDAQFTKVDVAPTHGHGLGFGDINGDKRIDIVIDKGWLEAPNQPNGKWILHEDFDFGHASIPVLIVDINKDGLNDLIVGQAHGYGLDWYEQQTSSKGKRSWKKHVIDANNSQYHTMEWVDIDGDGEMELVTGKRFRAHNGGDPGANDPYGLYYFKWNGESFTKDIISYGPVGEGKGAGIYFSLADLKGTGRQDVIVAGKDGLYIFFNEGTK from the coding sequence ATGCGCCTAACCATTTTACTAACCTATGCACTTGCGTGCGTGTTTACCAGCCATGCACAAACAAAGAATCCATCGTCTCCCGTTGGACCTGTTGAATTCCGTAAGATGAAAGTCTCGTCGGAGACCTATGAATCTGTTGGAGTTGCCGATATAAATAATGATGGACATCCAGACTTAGTCTCTGGTGCTTTTTGGTATGAAGGTCCTCACTTTGTGCAACGTCATTTCATTGCGGAGATCAATCGCGTTCAGGAATATTGGGATGACTTCTCTACCATTCTCTTAGATGTGAATAAAGATGGAAAGATTGACATTGTTACTGGCGGCTGGTTTGAGGCCACACTCTATTGGCTAGAGAACCCCGGAAACAATAAAGCATGGAAACGACATGTTATTGATAAAACCGGCAATATCGAGACAGCACGTGGTTTTGATTTAGATGGAGATGGAATTGTTGAGATTATCCCTAACACGCCGAATCAACCTTTAAAATATTATAAGCTACAAGCAAATACAAGTAATAATTCAGATGCACAATTTACAAAAGTTGACGTTGCCCCGACTCATGGGCATGGACTTGGATTTGGAGATATTAATGGCGATAAACGCATCGATATCGTTATAGATAAGGGTTGGCTCGAAGCTCCAAATCAACCCAATGGAAAATGGATACTACATGAAGATTTTGACTTTGGACATGCGAGTATTCCTGTTTTAATTGTTGACATTAATAAGGATGGATTAAATGATCTGATTGTTGGACAAGCGCATGGATATGGTTTAGATTGGTATGAGCAACAGACATCTAGCAAAGGAAAGCGATCATGGAAAAAACACGTTATCGATGCAAATAATTCGCAATATCATACAATGGAATGGGTTGATATAGATGGAGATGGGGAAATGGAATTGGTAACAGGAAAACGCTTCAGAGCACACAATGGCGGTGATCCAGGTGCTAATGACCCCTATGGTTTATATTATTTTAAATGGAATGGTGAATCTTTCACAAAGGATATCATCAGCTATGGTCCTGTTGGTGAAGGGAAAGGCGCAGGTATCTATTTCTCCCTAGCCGATTTAAAAGGGACAGGTCGCCAAGATGTAATCGTTGCAGGAAAAGATGGACTTTACATATTCTTTAACGAAGGGACGAAATGA